DNA from Alnus glutinosa chromosome 2, dhAlnGlut1.1, whole genome shotgun sequence:
CCTTCTTGTTAGATTTCTCGTAAAGCACCCATCTTCCTCTGCATCTAGTCGATCTAACAGATACCCAGAAATTTCTAGCTCTGATACTCTCCAGAGACAGCTGCAACAACTCTTCCATCTCCATGACTCTGGTCTAGATCAAGCTTTTATAGATGCTCTTCCTGTTTTCCAGTATAAAGAGATAGTGGGTCTCAAGGAGCCATTTGACTGTGCCGTTTGTCTGTGTGAATTTTCTGAAAAGGACAAGCTCAGATTGCTTCCCATGTGTAGCCATGCTTTCCATATCAATTGTATAGACACTTGGCTCTTATCAAATTCAACATGTCCTCTTTGCAGAGGGACCCTCTTCACTCCCGGattttccattgaaaacccaatttttgattttgatgatttaagaGAAGAAGATGGTTGTACTGGTGATGGGCAAAATCGGTTCACTTCTAGTCAGAAAACAGTCGAAATGGAAGAAATTGTAATTGAGAAGGGGGGTTTCCCAGTGAGACTTGGTAAATTCAGAAAGCCAAATGTTGAAGCAGGGGAGTTTGAAGGGGGAGAGACCAGTAGCAGTAATTTAGATGCAAGAAGATGTTTCTCTATGGGATCATATCAGTACGTACTTGGCAACTCAGAACTCCGGGTTGCCTTGTACCATGATGAACAAGGGCACGACATAAAGCTCGCAAAAGGGATAGAACATAATGGGAATTCCTCGGTTGATGGAGATGTGGAAGGGAAGAAGATTGGTACTGTGACTAAAGGTGAGAGCTATTCTGTTTCCAAGATCTGGCAGTGGTCAAAGAAAGGCAAATTTTCAAGCTCTTCAGATGTCCAGATGGGCATGCCACCTTCTCTTAATATGGAATTGCCATGGATGAATAAACCACAAGGGA
Protein-coding regions in this window:
- the LOC133859812 gene encoding RING-H2 finger protein ATL46; translation: MFSECAHMICGMSEYKEQKWFLKHTHLKMSSIQHQLQLKDGYLSYPPPVSPSSSSPYTSTFHKESTPSSSGTKISPALLFIIVILAVLFFISGLLHLLVRFLVKHPSSSASSRSNRYPEISSSDTLQRQLQQLFHLHDSGLDQAFIDALPVFQYKEIVGLKEPFDCAVCLCEFSEKDKLRLLPMCSHAFHINCIDTWLLSNSTCPLCRGTLFTPGFSIENPIFDFDDLREEDGCTGDGQNRFTSSQKTVEMEEIVIEKGGFPVRLGKFRKPNVEAGEFEGGETSSSNLDARRCFSMGSYQYVLGNSELRVALYHDEQGHDIKLAKGIEHNGNSSVDGDVEGKKIGTVTKGESYSVSKIWQWSKKGKFSSSSDVQMGMPPSLNMELPWMNKPQGT